The following proteins are encoded in a genomic region of Aquella oligotrophica:
- a CDS encoding alpha/beta hydrolase has translation MSNKLETKVVLNKPDVKPVGAVIWMHGLGADYNDFVPIVEELRLPFSLKFVFPNAPIIPVTINNGYQMRAWYDITDFSSLTREVDSAGILENRERIHLLIEGLIKEGFKPEEIVVAGFSQGGVMAYYTGLGLDYNFAGIMVLSAYLPDTSLIDVAKIQHKLKMPFLICHGQQDPVVSIAYAKEAVKYLQSLDVNYQWFEYPMPHSVCYEEVVTIANWLGQIFNS, from the coding sequence ATGAGTAATAAATTAGAAACAAAAGTTGTATTAAATAAACCAGATGTAAAGCCCGTTGGCGCAGTCATCTGGATGCATGGTTTGGGTGCAGATTATAATGATTTTGTGCCAATAGTTGAGGAATTACGCTTACCTTTTTCATTAAAATTTGTCTTTCCGAATGCGCCAATTATTCCAGTGACAATCAATAATGGCTACCAGATGCGCGCTTGGTATGATATAACTGATTTTAGCAGTTTAACTCGAGAAGTTGATTCTGCCGGAATACTCGAAAATCGGGAGCGGATTCATCTATTAATCGAGGGTTTAATAAAAGAAGGATTTAAGCCAGAGGAAATCGTTGTTGCTGGGTTTTCTCAGGGTGGTGTGATGGCATATTATACTGGTTTGGGGCTCGATTATAATTTTGCTGGAATTATGGTTTTATCGGCATATCTACCAGATACTTCCTTGATAGATGTTGCCAAAATCCAACATAAATTAAAGATGCCTTTTTTAATCTGTCATGGGCAGCAAGACCCTGTTGTTAGCATAGCCTATGCTAAAGAGGCAGTTAAGTATTTACAATCGCTTGATGTTAATTATCAGTGGTTCGAGTATCCAATGCCGCATAGTGTATGTTATGAAGAGGTTGTAACAATAGCGAATTGGTTAGGGCAAATATTTAACTCTTAA
- the hemL gene encoding glutamate-1-semialdehyde 2,1-aminomutase produces the protein MLTNKELFEQAKLCIPGGVNSPVRSFNSVGGTPFFTARAEGSSLFDIEGKEYIDYVCSWGANIVGHANKTVIARVTEALANGFSYGTPTELEVVFAKKICELVPSIDKFRLVSSGTEAVMSAIRLARGYTRRNYIIKFNGCYHGHSDSLLIKAGSGLQTFGNPSSSGVPEEAVRHTLVLEYNDTEQLVEAFRVYPEAIAAVVIEPFAGNMNLVRPTSEFIQQLRELCTKNGTVLVFDEVMTGFRVALGGAQQLLGIKPDLTTVGKVIGGGMPLAGFGGKAEIMDCLAPIGGVYQAGTLSGNPVAVTAGLAVLDLIQQQDFYLRLANSASLLMDGLKKIANEEGISLSVDSVGGMFGFYFSDRVPQSFAEVKEGNQELFNRFFHLMLDRGVFFAPSMYEAGFISAVHDSRVIDKTLAIARDVFKILYTQTV, from the coding sequence ATGTTAACAAATAAAGAGCTTTTTGAGCAAGCGAAGTTATGTATTCCGGGGGGAGTAAATTCTCCGGTACGCTCGTTTAATTCGGTTGGTGGGACACCATTTTTTACCGCTCGAGCAGAAGGAAGTAGTCTTTTTGATATTGAAGGTAAAGAATATATCGATTATGTTTGCTCGTGGGGAGCTAATATTGTTGGTCATGCCAATAAAACTGTCATTGCTAGAGTTACTGAAGCTTTAGCCAATGGCTTTTCTTATGGGACGCCAACAGAGCTGGAGGTGGTTTTTGCCAAGAAAATATGTGAATTGGTACCAAGTATTGACAAATTTCGCTTAGTAAGTTCTGGAACGGAAGCGGTAATGTCGGCAATTCGCTTGGCTCGCGGTTACACTCGGCGTAATTATATAATCAAATTTAATGGTTGTTACCATGGGCATAGTGATAGTCTATTGATTAAGGCTGGCTCGGGTTTACAGACTTTTGGTAATCCAAGTAGTAGTGGTGTTCCCGAAGAAGCTGTTCGTCATACATTGGTGCTTGAGTATAATGATACTGAGCAATTAGTCGAGGCTTTCCGGGTGTATCCAGAAGCGATCGCTGCTGTTGTAATCGAGCCTTTTGCCGGGAATATGAATCTGGTTCGTCCTACTTCTGAATTTATCCAGCAGCTACGTGAATTATGTACTAAAAATGGAACAGTGTTGGTTTTTGATGAGGTTATGACTGGTTTTCGGGTTGCTCTTGGTGGAGCGCAGCAACTTCTTGGAATTAAACCGGATCTGACTACAGTTGGTAAAGTAATTGGTGGCGGAATGCCTCTTGCTGGTTTTGGTGGTAAGGCAGAGATTATGGATTGTCTCGCGCCTATCGGTGGTGTTTATCAGGCAGGAACGCTTTCGGGTAATCCGGTTGCTGTGACTGCCGGACTTGCGGTGCTGGATCTGATTCAACAACAGGACTTTTATTTAAGATTGGCTAATAGTGCATCGTTACTAATGGATGGCTTAAAGAAGATTGCCAATGAAGAGGGCATTAGTCTTAGTGTGGACTCTGTTGGTGGGATGTTTGGTTTTTACTTTTCTGATCGAGTGCCACAAAGTTTTGCTGAAGTTAAAGAAGGAAATCAGGAATTATTTAACCGCTTTTTTCATCTAATGCTTGATCGGGGAGTGTTTTTTGCTCCGAGCATGTATGAAGCTGGTTTTATTTCCGCTGTTCATGATAGTCGAGTAATTGATAAAACACTTGCAATAGCTCGTGATGTATTCAAGATATTATATACTCAAACTGTTTGA
- a CDS encoding UvrD-helicase domain-containing protein, which translates to MNEQSLLNNLNDAQLQAVTYTSGSLLVLAGAGSGKTKVLTTRIAWLIKNAQIGVSEVLAVTFTNKAAKEMLHRIGSILHIDTKYMWVGTFHSIALRLLRLHYQEAGLPSGFQILDSQDQQSLIKRLIKHNNIDEDRYPAKEVQGFINYQKEQGIRASELSPDNLKNKILIDLYLLYEENCNRDGLVDFTELLLRSYELLSMNLPLLNRYRQQFKHILVDEFQDTNVLQYKWLHQLVGERTMIFAVGDDDQSIYSFRGAKVANMHAFLRDFQVTEPIRLEQNYRSTQVILDAANAVIDNNSERIGKKLWTENRHDEKIRLYEGYTEEDEAYYVIDEIRQLHNAGIELNEIAILYRSNAQSRVFEQHLYNRGIAYRVYGGLRFFDRQEIKRVLAYLRLIINPSDNEAFLRVVNFPARGIGPRTIEQLQETATQLKRSLFDTVDELTGKLKVSLSKFTDLIRLMQIESKVLNLAETISYVIETSGIREHYENDPKEGEERIENLNELISAVTGFQAEDTTNPLVEFLAHAVLESGDNQANSYDSAVQLMTVHAAKGLEFKVVFVVGLEDGLFPHENCLNNLKEVEEERRLMYVAITRAKEKLYLMRACSRLMWGKRLAAPISRFVNEIPAELIKNISGVSKIGYSELSGYYDPAESNYSGMRNSRAEFEHPETKTSRVSLKDSDVTLKIGDMIKHAKFGNGKILRLNADGKKMTAEIFFIGIGKKTLDLNIANIEKV; encoded by the coding sequence ATGAATGAACAGTCTTTACTAAATAATCTAAATGATGCGCAACTTCAAGCTGTTACTTATACCAGTGGCTCTTTGCTTGTCCTTGCTGGTGCTGGGAGTGGTAAAACTAAAGTCCTTACAACCCGTATTGCATGGTTAATAAAAAATGCTCAGATTGGGGTTAGTGAAGTTCTTGCGGTGACGTTTACCAATAAAGCCGCTAAAGAAATGCTTCATCGAATCGGAAGTATACTTCATATTGATACCAAATACATGTGGGTAGGTACTTTTCATTCAATCGCACTACGACTATTGCGCCTTCATTATCAGGAAGCTGGATTGCCAAGCGGATTTCAGATTTTGGATTCCCAAGATCAACAGTCATTGATTAAGCGCTTAATCAAGCACAATAATATTGATGAAGATCGTTATCCGGCAAAAGAAGTACAGGGTTTTATCAATTACCAAAAAGAGCAGGGGATCCGTGCTAGTGAGCTTTCTCCTGATAATTTGAAAAACAAGATTCTGATAGATTTGTATCTTTTATATGAAGAAAATTGTAATCGCGATGGTTTAGTTGATTTTACCGAGTTATTACTCAGGAGTTATGAGTTATTAAGCATGAATCTACCGTTATTAAACCGCTATCGGCAGCAGTTTAAGCATATCTTGGTTGATGAGTTTCAGGATACCAATGTTTTACAGTATAAATGGCTTCATCAGCTAGTCGGTGAAAGGACTATGATTTTTGCGGTTGGTGATGATGATCAATCAATATACTCATTTCGTGGTGCCAAAGTTGCCAATATGCATGCTTTTTTACGTGATTTTCAGGTAACTGAGCCAATCAGACTTGAGCAAAATTATCGTTCTACCCAAGTAATTCTTGATGCTGCCAATGCGGTTATTGATAATAACTCTGAGCGGATTGGTAAGAAGCTTTGGACGGAAAATCGTCATGATGAAAAAATTCGCCTTTATGAAGGATATACTGAAGAGGATGAGGCTTATTATGTGATTGATGAGATTCGCCAGTTGCATAATGCTGGAATTGAGCTAAATGAGATTGCGATTTTGTATCGTTCCAATGCCCAATCACGGGTTTTTGAACAACATCTTTATAATCGTGGGATTGCTTATCGGGTTTATGGAGGCTTACGCTTTTTTGACCGACAAGAAATCAAGCGAGTACTTGCCTATTTACGTTTGATTATTAATCCGAGCGATAATGAAGCATTTTTGCGCGTAGTTAATTTTCCAGCTAGAGGGATTGGCCCACGAACGATTGAACAATTACAGGAAACTGCTACTCAGTTAAAGCGTTCTCTTTTTGATACTGTGGATGAATTAACTGGTAAACTTAAAGTATCACTTAGCAAATTTACTGATTTGATAAGGTTGATGCAGATAGAAAGCAAGGTGCTTAATCTTGCGGAGACTATTAGCTATGTTATTGAAACTAGTGGTATTCGCGAACATTATGAGAATGATCCTAAAGAAGGCGAAGAGCGTATTGAGAATCTAAATGAGCTGATCTCGGCTGTTACTGGTTTTCAAGCTGAAGATACAACTAATCCGCTGGTTGAATTTTTGGCACATGCAGTACTTGAATCAGGTGATAATCAGGCAAATAGCTATGATTCTGCGGTTCAGTTAATGACGGTTCACGCTGCTAAAGGGCTTGAGTTTAAAGTAGTTTTTGTCGTTGGTTTGGAAGATGGTTTATTTCCGCATGAGAATTGCTTAAATAATCTGAAAGAAGTCGAAGAAGAGCGCCGTTTGATGTATGTTGCAATCACCCGGGCTAAAGAAAAGCTCTACCTCATGCGTGCATGTAGTCGCCTAATGTGGGGTAAGCGACTGGCTGCACCTATTTCCAGATTTGTTAATGAAATTCCGGCAGAGTTAATCAAGAATATTTCTGGAGTAAGTAAAATCGGCTATAGTGAGTTGTCTGGTTATTATGACCCAGCAGAGAGTAATTATAGTGGAATGCGAAACTCACGTGCTGAATTTGAACACCCAGAGACAAAAACCTCGCGAGTATCTTTGAAAGACAGTGATGTTACTCTCAAAATCGGTGATATGATAAAACATGCCAAGTTTGGCAATGGTAAAATTCTTCGCCTAAATGCAGATGGCAAAAAAATGACTGCTGAGATATTTTTTATCGGAATTGGTAAAAAAACACTGGATTTAAATATTGCAAATATTGAGAAAGTTTAA
- a CDS encoding aromatic amino acid transport family protein: MGDFKRLLLSSFMVAGAAIGSGVLALPILASGPGIVNTFIFISITFIVAFLMAGVSIDVYASYDNHNVNAATLAVDYFGKKGYWLTAILNVLSMGSLAAAYVNAGGDLLVKTVLPIFNIHIPSQIGMIIFFLVFMPAFVIGLGFISRLNGVIFTIKFTLLIGGIILGLHLVNPQIFEFIPSGVKYLGAGASTMFCIWMMHMVLPLVLKINHWNPAKAKKAVLVGMIIPALAYVGWMMLIFSLVPRAKFVDLATIGDIMHFALTKPGVPSIISTMVGGFAAITVLTAFLSIGFALVAFVIDALKWKETAITRFGATLMAFLIPVIIALLFPKAFVVIYQQSNMFQIGAALIPVAASIIYKKKLKKAIIMEIIMLLIGFALITAQVLDDLSIFPSYGGSHVVAVA, from the coding sequence GTGGGTGATTTTAAAAGACTGCTACTATCTTCGTTTATGGTTGCTGGAGCAGCAATTGGTTCTGGGGTCTTGGCTTTACCAATTCTAGCCTCGGGTCCCGGGATTGTAAATACATTTATCTTTATTTCAATTACTTTTATAGTTGCCTTTCTTATGGCTGGAGTCAGCATTGATGTTTATGCCAGCTACGACAATCATAATGTAAATGCCGCAACACTGGCAGTTGACTACTTTGGCAAGAAAGGTTACTGGCTAACTGCAATACTAAACGTGCTATCTATGGGTTCACTTGCTGCAGCATATGTGAATGCAGGTGGTGACCTACTAGTAAAAACTGTACTGCCTATTTTTAATATACATATTCCCTCTCAAATTGGTATGATTATTTTCTTTCTAGTCTTCATGCCTGCATTTGTTATTGGTCTTGGCTTTATAAGCCGTCTTAATGGGGTTATTTTTACAATTAAATTTACTCTTCTGATAGGTGGAATTATTCTCGGACTGCATTTGGTTAATCCTCAGATTTTCGAATTTATACCAAGTGGAGTAAAATATCTTGGAGCTGGCGCATCGACAATGTTTTGTATCTGGATGATGCATATGGTTTTACCACTGGTATTAAAGATTAATCACTGGAACCCAGCGAAAGCCAAAAAAGCAGTTTTGGTAGGAATGATTATTCCGGCACTAGCTTATGTTGGCTGGATGATGTTAATATTCTCATTAGTACCAAGAGCCAAGTTTGTTGATCTGGCAACTATTGGCGATATAATGCATTTTGCCTTAACCAAGCCAGGTGTTCCATCGATTATTTCTACTATGGTTGGTGGATTTGCAGCGATTACGGTATTAACTGCTTTTCTGTCAATTGGTTTTGCTCTAGTAGCGTTTGTAATAGATGCATTAAAATGGAAAGAGACTGCAATAACTCGTTTTGGCGCAACGCTTATGGCATTTTTAATTCCAGTTATAATTGCACTTCTGTTTCCAAAAGCATTCGTGGTTATATACCAACAATCAAATATGTTTCAAATCGGTGCCGCATTAATCCCGGTTGCAGCTAGTATAATTTACAAGAAAAAGCTCAAAAAAGCCATAATAATGGAAATTATTATGCTCCTAATTGGATTCGCACTGATTACAGCACAAGTTCTAGATGATTTATCCATTTTTCCAAGCTATGGTGGAAGTCACGTAGTAGCAGTAGCCTGA
- the galU gene encoding UTP--glucose-1-phosphate uridylyltransferase GalU: MVAKITKAVFPVAGMGTRFLPATKASPKEMLPIVDKPLIQYAVEEAIDAGITEMVFITGRNKRTIEDHFDKAYELETELELKNKTKLLEIVQNILPSNVNCIYIRQAEALGLGHAVLTASSVVGNEPFAVILADELIDAKPGALAQMMEVYKETESSVLGVNEVDPADVSSYGIVKLAENAMKHKKIEQIVEKPKPENAPSNLAAVGRYILTPRIFTELRNTKRGIGGEIQLTDAISEVLHYEAIFAHVIEGKRYDCGSKLGYLEATIGYGLKHPEVGDEFHNYLRQLQLGL, translated from the coding sequence ATGGTTGCCAAAATAACTAAAGCAGTATTTCCTGTTGCTGGGATGGGTACGAGGTTTTTGCCTGCTACCAAAGCTTCACCAAAAGAGATGCTTCCTATTGTAGATAAGCCATTGATTCAATATGCTGTTGAAGAGGCGATTGATGCTGGTATTACCGAGATGGTATTTATTACTGGACGGAATAAGCGGACAATTGAGGATCATTTCGATAAGGCTTATGAGCTGGAAACTGAGCTTGAGCTAAAAAATAAGACTAAATTGTTGGAAATTGTCCAGAATATTTTGCCAAGTAATGTAAACTGTATTTATATCCGACAGGCTGAAGCTTTAGGTTTGGGGCATGCGGTATTGACTGCCAGCAGTGTTGTTGGTAATGAGCCTTTTGCAGTGATTCTTGCAGACGAATTGATTGATGCTAAGCCAGGTGCTTTAGCACAGATGATGGAAGTATATAAGGAGACTGAGTCTTCTGTTTTAGGTGTAAATGAAGTTGATCCGGCAGATGTTTCTTCGTATGGTATTGTCAAACTTGCTGAAAATGCAATGAAACATAAGAAGATTGAACAGATTGTTGAAAAACCTAAACCAGAAAATGCGCCATCTAATTTAGCCGCTGTTGGTCGTTATATCCTGACACCACGCATTTTTACTGAGTTGCGTAATACCAAACGTGGCATTGGTGGTGAAATTCAGCTGACAGATGCAATCTCTGAAGTTCTTCATTATGAAGCTATTTTTGCCCATGTTATTGAAGGTAAACGCTATGATTGTGGATCTAAACTAGGTTATCTTGAAGCCACCATTGGCTACGGGCTTAAACACCCTGAAGTTGGTGATGAATTTCATAATTATCTCAGGCAGTTACAGCTGGGGTTGTAA
- a CDS encoding oxidative damage protection protein yields MINCIKLGVESEGLDFPPVPGELGQKILDNVSKEAWQAWLKQQTMIINENRLNLSEEAARKYLRQQMEYYFFAGK; encoded by the coding sequence ATGATTAATTGCATAAAGTTAGGGGTTGAATCAGAAGGGCTTGATTTTCCTCCGGTGCCTGGAGAACTTGGGCAGAAAATATTGGATAATGTTTCAAAAGAAGCATGGCAGGCATGGCTTAAACAGCAAACAATGATAATTAATGAAAATCGTCTGAATTTATCTGAAGAAGCCGCCCGTAAATATTTACGCCAGCAAATGGAGTATTATTTTTTTGCAGGTAAGTAA
- the fabF gene encoding beta-ketoacyl-ACP synthase II, with product MSKRRVVITGIGIVSPVGNDLATSWKNIVAGVSGIDLITHFDATNLATKIAGEVKGFSTDGFVDAREARRMDRFIQLGMVAGVQAVRDSGIEDCNIDKERVGLIIGSGIGGLPSIEENSITLKEKGPRRISPFFIPGALGNMIAGQLSILYGYKGVNYGVVSACASSNHCMGDAARYIEYGDCDIMLAGGAEASICAVGMAGFNVLKALSTRNDDPKTASRPWDKDRDGFVMGEGSAVFVLEEYEHAKKRGAKIYAEIVGYGATSDANHITAPTVDGPARSMRMALKNAGINPEQIGYINAHGTSTPLGDLNETNAVKEVFGEHAYKLSVSSTKSMTGHLLGAASAIEAVFTVKAIQDGIIPPTINIFEQDPECDLDYTANVAKERSLEYGMSNSFGFGGTNSTVIFKKV from the coding sequence ATGTCAAAAAGACGCGTAGTAATTACTGGAATAGGGATAGTGTCTCCTGTTGGTAATGACTTGGCTACTAGCTGGAAAAATATCGTAGCTGGAGTTAGTGGAATTGATTTAATTACTCATTTTGATGCTACTAATCTTGCTACCAAAATTGCTGGTGAAGTTAAAGGTTTTTCTACTGACGGTTTTGTCGATGCAAGAGAAGCACGACGCATGGATAGATTTATTCAGCTGGGCATGGTAGCTGGAGTTCAGGCGGTTCGGGATTCTGGGATTGAAGACTGTAATATCGACAAGGAACGTGTTGGATTAATTATCGGTTCTGGGATTGGCGGCTTACCAAGTATTGAAGAAAATTCAATAACCTTGAAAGAAAAAGGTCCGCGCCGCATTTCACCTTTTTTCATTCCGGGTGCGCTAGGGAATATGATTGCCGGACAGCTATCTATTCTTTATGGTTATAAAGGTGTTAATTATGGTGTAGTTAGTGCCTGTGCATCAAGTAATCATTGTATGGGTGATGCTGCTCGCTATATTGAGTATGGTGATTGTGATATTATGCTTGCTGGTGGCGCAGAAGCTAGCATTTGTGCTGTTGGTATGGCAGGATTTAATGTGCTAAAAGCATTATCAACCCGTAATGATGATCCAAAAACAGCCTCTCGTCCATGGGATAAAGATCGTGATGGTTTTGTGATGGGTGAGGGTTCGGCTGTATTTGTGCTTGAAGAGTATGAGCATGCCAAAAAGCGTGGCGCAAAAATTTATGCTGAAATAGTTGGCTATGGTGCAACTTCTGATGCTAATCATATAACTGCTCCTACAGTTGATGGTCCGGCTCGTAGTATGCGGATGGCATTAAAAAATGCGGGTATTAATCCAGAGCAAATTGGTTATATTAATGCTCATGGTACTTCAACACCATTAGGCGATTTGAATGAGACTAATGCGGTAAAAGAAGTTTTTGGTGAACATGCTTATAAATTGTCTGTTAGCTCAACTAAATCGATGACTGGACACTTATTGGGTGCTGCTAGTGCGATTGAAGCTGTGTTTACAGTTAAAGCAATTCAGGATGGAATTATTCCGCCAACGATTAATATCTTTGAACAAGATCCAGAATGTGATTTGGACTATACTGCCAATGTAGCTAAAGAACGTTCTTTAGAATATGGAATGTCAAATTCATTTGGCTTTGGTGGTACTAATTCAACAGTAATTTTCAAGAAAGTTTAG
- the ppsA gene encoding phosphoenolpyruvate synthase, whose product MKNIIWFENLRMDDVGQVGGKNASLGEMISQLDSKGIRVPGGFATTAEAYKHFLESNNLKARIDAVLDKLDVDNVIELAKAGKEIQGWIMDAPFQPDFEKDLEVAYEEMLKRYGNEISVAVRSSATAEDLPDASFAGQQDSYLNIRGLDNLKSAVKQVFASLYNDRAIAYRVHKGFDHSLIYLSAGVQKMVRSDIGSSGVLFTVDTESGFDQVVFITSSYGLGECVVQGMVNPDEFYVYKPNLVKKKQSIIRKNLGSKAMKMEFADVTVPGKSVKTVGVPSHERNQFSISDAHIVELGQFAMIIEEHYGRPMDVEWGRDGVDGKIYILQARPETVKSQENLAGKQIRYHLKERGHVLVEGRAVGQKAATGVVRLVKDHSEMHSVKAGDILVTDMTDPDWEPVMKRAAAIVTNRGGRTCHAAIIARELGIPAIVGCENATEVLQEGQEITVSCCEGDTGHIYEGKLDIDVLELDIGNMPKLPVEIMMNVGNPELAFNFSMIPNAGVGLARLEFIINRQIGIHPKALLEFDSLPEPLKSTVEEKISGYRSPVDFYVDKLAEGIATIASAFYPKKVIVRLSDFKSNEYSNLIGGKLYEPVEENPMMGFRGASRYIAPSFRDCFDLECMAINKVRTLMGFDNVTIMIPFVRTTQEAKEVIELLSNNGLERGKNGLNIYMMCEIPSNAILAEKFLDYFDGFSIGSNDMTQLTLGIDRDSNGAIAASFDERNDAVKAMLHLAISACRKHGKYVGICGQGPSDHPDFAQWLIEEGIETISLNPDTVIDTWLYLFDHLNNQGAK is encoded by the coding sequence ATGAAAAATATCATCTGGTTTGAAAATTTACGAATGGACGATGTTGGGCAAGTTGGGGGTAAAAATGCCTCATTGGGTGAAATGATTTCCCAGCTTGATAGCAAGGGCATTCGGGTGCCAGGTGGTTTTGCAACTACTGCTGAAGCTTATAAACACTTTCTTGAAAGTAACAATCTTAAAGCGCGCATAGATGCAGTGCTAGATAAACTCGATGTTGATAATGTGATTGAACTGGCTAAGGCTGGTAAAGAAATTCAGGGCTGGATTATGGATGCACCATTCCAGCCTGATTTTGAAAAAGATCTCGAAGTAGCCTATGAGGAGATGTTAAAACGTTATGGCAACGAAATTTCAGTTGCTGTTCGTTCGTCAGCAACAGCTGAAGATTTACCGGATGCCTCATTTGCTGGGCAGCAGGATTCATATTTGAATATCCGTGGTCTGGATAACCTTAAATCAGCAGTTAAGCAGGTATTTGCTTCATTATATAACGACAGAGCTATTGCCTATCGTGTGCATAAAGGGTTTGATCACTCGTTGATTTATTTGTCAGCAGGCGTACAAAAAATGGTGCGTTCAGATATTGGTAGTTCGGGAGTATTATTTACTGTTGATACCGAATCTGGGTTTGATCAGGTTGTATTTATTACATCTAGTTATGGTTTGGGTGAGTGTGTGGTTCAGGGGATGGTTAACCCAGACGAGTTTTATGTATATAAACCAAACTTAGTTAAGAAAAAACAGTCAATTATTCGTAAAAACCTAGGTAGTAAAGCCATGAAAATGGAATTTGCCGATGTTACAGTTCCGGGGAAATCAGTAAAAACGGTTGGGGTTCCAAGTCATGAACGGAATCAGTTCTCTATCAGTGATGCACATATTGTTGAACTAGGGCAATTTGCCATGATTATTGAAGAACATTATGGTCGTCCGATGGATGTTGAATGGGGTAGGGATGGTGTTGATGGTAAGATTTATATTTTACAAGCTCGCCCAGAAACCGTTAAATCTCAGGAAAATCTAGCAGGTAAACAAATTCGTTATCATTTAAAAGAGCGTGGTCATGTTCTTGTTGAAGGTCGTGCAGTTGGTCAAAAAGCAGCTACAGGTGTTGTTCGTTTGGTCAAAGATCATTCAGAAATGCATAGTGTAAAAGCAGGTGATATTTTAGTAACTGACATGACTGATCCTGATTGGGAGCCAGTAATGAAGCGTGCAGCTGCAATTGTTACTAACCGTGGTGGGCGCACTTGTCATGCGGCAATTATTGCTCGCGAACTTGGTATCCCGGCTATTGTAGGCTGTGAGAACGCAACTGAAGTATTGCAAGAAGGTCAAGAAATTACTGTTTCTTGCTGTGAAGGTGATACTGGGCATATTTACGAAGGTAAGCTGGATATTGATGTATTAGAATTAGATATCGGTAATATGCCTAAACTTCCGGTTGAAATCATGATGAATGTGGGTAATCCAGAGCTAGCATTTAATTTTTCTATGATTCCAAATGCGGGCGTGGGTTTAGCTCGCTTAGAGTTTATTATTAATCGTCAAATCGGGATTCATCCAAAAGCCTTACTTGAATTTGATAGCCTACCTGAGCCACTTAAATCAACAGTTGAAGAAAAAATTTCTGGTTATAGAAGCCCAGTAGATTTTTATGTGGACAAATTGGCTGAAGGTATCGCTACCATTGCTAGTGCTTTTTATCCGAAAAAAGTGATCGTTCGTTTGTCAGATTTCAAATCCAATGAATATTCTAATCTAATTGGCGGTAAACTATATGAGCCAGTAGAAGAAAATCCAATGATGGGCTTTAGGGGGGCTTCTCGCTATATTGCTCCTAGTTTTAGAGATTGCTTTGATCTGGAGTGTATGGCGATTAATAAAGTACGTACTTTGATGGGCTTTGATAATGTTACTATCATGATCCCATTTGTGCGGACAACTCAGGAAGCGAAAGAGGTTATTGAACTTTTATCAAATAATGGTCTTGAAAGAGGCAAAAATGGCCTTAATATCTATATGATGTGTGAAATCCCATCCAATGCGATTTTGGCTGAGAAGTTCTTGGATTATTTTGATGGATTCTCAATTGGTTCAAATGATATGACTCAATTGACACTTGGGATTGATCGTGACTCAAATGGGGCAATTGCGGCTTCTTTTGATGAAAGAAATGATGCGGTTAAAGCGATGTTACATCTTGCTATTAGTGCTTGTCGCAAGCATGGCAAGTATGTGGGGATTTGTGGACAGGGTCCATCGGATCATCCGGATTTTGCCCAATGGTTAATTGAGGAAGGGATAGAGACAATTTCCTTAAATCCGGATACCGTTATTGATACCTGGTTATATTTATTTGATCATTTAAACAATCAAGGAGCTAAATAA